A genomic region of Dactylococcopsis salina PCC 8305 contains the following coding sequences:
- the clpP gene encoding ATP-dependent Clp endopeptidase proteolytic subunit ClpP, translated as MIPTVIETSGRGERAFDIYSRLLRERIIFLGQQVDDEIGNLIVAQMLYLEAEDPEKDIYLYINSPGGSVSAGLGIFDTMNQVRPDVSTICLGLAASMGAFLLSAGAKGKRLSLPHSRIMIHQPLGGAQGQATDIEIQAKEILYLKQQLNHYLSEHTGQPLERIEEDTERDFFMSPQESMEYGLIDRVIERRPSASNPPT; from the coding sequence ATGATCCCTACCGTAATTGAAACCTCTGGTCGTGGCGAACGCGCCTTCGATATTTATTCTCGTTTGCTGCGAGAGAGAATTATATTTTTAGGACAACAAGTAGATGATGAAATTGGGAATCTGATTGTGGCGCAAATGCTCTACTTAGAAGCAGAAGACCCAGAAAAAGATATTTATCTCTACATTAACTCTCCTGGTGGCTCGGTAAGTGCAGGATTAGGGATTTTTGACACCATGAACCAAGTCCGTCCAGATGTCTCTACAATTTGTTTAGGACTGGCTGCAAGTATGGGAGCTTTTCTCCTGAGTGCGGGTGCAAAAGGGAAACGTTTAAGTCTTCCTCATTCTCGGATTATGATCCACCAACCTTTGGGAGGAGCGCAAGGTCAAGCTACTGATATCGAAATTCAAGCTAAGGAAATTCTTTACCTTAAACAACAGTTGAATCATTATTTATCTGAACATACGGGTCAACCGTTGGAACGTATTGAAGAAGATACTGAGCGTGATTTCTTTATGTCTCCTCAAGAATCAATGGAATATGGTTTGATCGATCGCGTCATTGAACGTCGTCCTTCTGCTAGTAATCCACCGACTTAA
- a CDS encoding helix-turn-helix transcriptional regulator: MNKNLTPARIVTPGKILNRELEARNWTKDDLADKMGYPLESIETILNGDKEITTEIANDLSKTLEISSEVWINLETNYRSYLAKKASPIKN, encoded by the coding sequence ATGAATAAAAACTTAACTCCAGCCAGAATCGTAACCCCTGGGAAAATTTTAAATCGAGAATTAGAAGCACGGAATTGGACAAAAGATGATCTAGCTGACAAAATGGGGTATCCCCTAGAAAGCATTGAGACAATTCTTAATGGGGACAAAGAAATTACAACTGAAATCGCAAATGATTTAAGCAAGACTTTAGAAATATCTTCTGAGGTGTGGATCAATTTAGAAACCAACTACCGTTCTTATTTAGCGAAGAAAGCCAGTCCGATTAAAAACTAA
- a CDS encoding FAD-dependent oxidoreductase, with translation MDQRQSSNFPLLSSISRRRLLQLLGVGTVTGAIGYSRFAKPQPAIAQTSDLTLPTKLQSQKSVVVVGAGLAGLACAYELSQRGFQVTLLEKSPQLGGKIASWDIQVGEESFRMEHGFHGFFPQYYNFNGLLEELQIKNNLHSLDFYSVVFRNGEYNPENFRPNHSAFPWNIVDLAISSSNRLRWGINLTDPKHWEVFREIGGFRIPNSFQRLDDVSVAEWIQGSFPRGLYDLYFLPFAKSSLNAPEKLSLGELMQFFHFYFFGNPEGLAFNGTNDDMGTSIVTPIAAAIKNNGGRIITEAEVTQLQCQENKIVSLQYKEGTAQPKAPFWVDKNPHLSDDTVGYYGAGDRVYTTTEEETEAISLTCTHQGCTVKRQENGQFLCPCHGSLFAADGKVLSGPAQQDLPRLNVVKKETDAVQLVGQNPDDSGEHTLNADYFVFATDVPGVKHLFSLAAGEINPQASQQIQELAVADPFAVARFWLDRDFAWEHSNFSSLSGYDLTDSICLYHRIQTEYIAWHEKTGGSVVELHAYCYQETEFPDQVSLLDRFEKELYEIVPELTQATMLHRELVNQKNFSGYPPGSYANRPETESEIPNLLFAGDWVKMPFPCGLMERAVSSGFLAANGILSKQGLQQRKLLSVRPEGIFTI, from the coding sequence GGTGCGATTGGTTACTCTCGTTTCGCTAAACCACAGCCTGCGATCGCGCAAACCAGTGATTTAACCCTACCAACCAAGCTACAATCCCAAAAAAGCGTGGTGGTTGTCGGTGCGGGTTTAGCAGGGTTAGCCTGTGCTTACGAACTCAGTCAACGGGGGTTTCAGGTAACTCTCTTGGAAAAATCCCCTCAACTCGGTGGTAAAATTGCCAGTTGGGACATTCAAGTGGGAGAGGAATCATTTCGCATGGAACATGGGTTTCATGGCTTTTTCCCCCAATACTATAATTTCAATGGTCTTTTAGAAGAACTCCAGATCAAAAATAATCTTCACTCTCTCGATTTTTATTCTGTCGTCTTTCGTAACGGGGAATATAACCCAGAAAATTTCCGTCCTAACCATTCTGCTTTTCCCTGGAATATTGTCGATTTAGCGATTTCTTCCTCAAATCGTCTCCGTTGGGGAATTAATTTAACTGATCCCAAACATTGGGAGGTTTTTCGAGAAATTGGTGGTTTTAGGATTCCCAATAGTTTTCAACGTTTGGATGATGTTTCCGTTGCGGAATGGATACAGGGAAGTTTTCCGCGAGGATTATATGATCTTTATTTTCTTCCTTTTGCTAAATCTAGCTTGAATGCACCAGAAAAGTTAAGCCTTGGGGAATTAATGCAGTTTTTCCATTTCTACTTTTTTGGAAATCCCGAAGGGCTGGCGTTTAATGGCACAAATGATGATATGGGTACCAGTATTGTTACTCCCATCGCAGCGGCCATAAAAAATAACGGTGGTCGGATCATAACAGAAGCGGAAGTCACGCAACTACAATGTCAGGAGAACAAAATTGTTAGCCTTCAGTATAAGGAAGGAACAGCGCAACCAAAAGCCCCTTTCTGGGTGGATAAAAATCCTCATCTCAGTGATGACACTGTAGGTTATTATGGGGCGGGCGATCGCGTTTACACCACCACAGAAGAGGAAACCGAAGCGATTTCTTTAACCTGTACTCATCAGGGTTGTACGGTGAAAAGACAGGAAAATGGTCAATTTCTCTGTCCCTGTCACGGCTCATTATTCGCTGCCGATGGTAAAGTGTTAAGTGGTCCGGCGCAGCAAGATTTACCGCGTTTAAATGTGGTCAAAAAAGAGACTGATGCGGTGCAATTGGTGGGACAGAATCCCGATGACAGTGGAGAACACACTTTAAATGCGGATTATTTTGTCTTCGCCACTGATGTTCCTGGGGTGAAACATTTGTTTTCCCTCGCAGCAGGTGAAATTAATCCGCAAGCCAGTCAACAAATTCAGGAATTAGCAGTGGCTGATCCCTTTGCTGTGGCGAGATTCTGGCTCGATCGAGATTTTGCATGGGAACATAGCAATTTTTCCTCACTTTCTGGCTATGACCTCACCGACAGCATCTGTCTTTATCATCGCATCCAAACCGAATATATCGCCTGGCACGAAAAAACAGGCGGCAGTGTCGTGGAATTACACGCCTACTGTTATCAGGAAACGGAATTTCCCGATCAAGTATCACTGCTCGATCGGTTTGAGAAGGAACTTTATGAGATTGTTCCCGAATTAACCCAAGCGACAATGTTACATCGAGAATTAGTGAATCAGAAAAACTTCTCTGGCTATCCCCCTGGAAGTTACGCCAATCGTCCTGAAACGGAAAGCGAAATTCCGAACCTTCTCTTTGCAGGAGACTGGGTAAAAATGCCATTTCCCTGCGGTTTAATGGAACGTGCGGTTAGTAGTGGATTTTTAGCTGCGAATGGGATTCTAAGCAAACAGGGATTACAGCAACGGAAATTATTATCAGTGCGACCAGAAGGGATTTTTACAATTTAG